In Hydractinia symbiolongicarpus strain clone_291-10 chromosome 15, HSymV2.1, whole genome shotgun sequence, one DNA window encodes the following:
- the LOC130629286 gene encoding NPC intracellular cholesterol transporter 2-like encodes MIKNVLLLCFVTVLVSVSSKNIKFGPCPDQKSTATVSNIAIVPCDVEPCILYKGKSTNIMIDFTPTKATNTLKSVVKGKIGPLWIPFPLDHDDACTTSGVTCPLVPGKLYHFNYSLPVKSEYPSLQVLVKWEFHGDESQEVVCDEFPVKLQ; translated from the exons ATGATCAAAAACGTGCTCTTGTTGTGTTTTGTAACTGTACTCGTTTCAGTTAGCagcaaaaacatcaaatttggtCCTTGTCCTGATCAAAAATCaa CTGCAACTGTCTCCAATATCGCTATTGTACCATGCGACGTAGAACCATGTATTCTTTACAAGGGAAAAAGTACTAATATTATGATAGATTTTACTCCGACGAAAGCTACAAACACATTAAAGTCAGTCGTGAAAGGGAAAATTGGACCATTATGGATACCATTTCCATTAGATCATGATGATGCGTGCACAACATCGGGTGTAACATGCCCACTGGTGCCTGGCAAATTGTACCATTTTAATTATTCCTTACCAGTGAAATCAGAGTACCCAAGT CTTCAAGTACTTGTCAAGTGGGAATTCCATGGCGACGAAAGTCAGGAAGTCGTGTGCGATGAATTTCCCGTAAAGTTGCAATAA
- the LOC130629277 gene encoding matrix metalloproteinase-17-like, with the protein MEMKVVTLGLLAMLASCFSAPTGGDDVTVGFVDYLTRNGYYQAPDGSIGALDSEKILQNSIMSLQDFAGIPATGKFDAETKKLVQTPRCGMPDISKTLKTKRKRRFTLQGSRWSKNKLTWKLENDNNDGLTRAQVEATLHKAFGKWQAITNMKFTMLHHQSTEIPDIVVKFVIRYHKDPYPFDGTGGTLAHAFYPHNNRGLSGDVHFDDDEQFTLGKNGRNLLWVAVHEIGHSIGLEHSSVKSAVMYPWYKSFDGDDFDLNYDDIVGAQHLYGSKSEPRPTEPSATAKSTRSTTTTTTKEVQYAGCTGVFKAVFLDKQSGKTYIINNDKVFILSKSLKLEKGPVSLNTLFPGLDRIDAVYRKNSNLIFFKDTKYYIYESVSNPRRIESGSIYDKFSGLPRTVKKIDAAFIWSGNGRTYFFSGKDYYRFNEKTGRMDLNYPKAITGAWKNVPSHVDSVFEWSNGVTYFFKGSNYYRLNNQYVKVETNYPRSIAAVWTKCGAPLVGEASSGNLITSNISLFIFTLIPILLAKLMH; encoded by the exons ATGGAGATGAAAGTCGTAACACTTGGCTTGCTAGCTATGTTAGCATCTTGTTTCTCAGCTCCAACTGGTGGTGATGATGTAACAGTCGGATTTGtc GATTACCTAACCCGAAACGGATATTATCAAGCTCCGGACGGATCAATAGGAGCTCTGGACagtgaaaaaatattacaaaactcCATCATGTCTCTACAAGACTTTGCTGGAATACCAGCGACAGGAAAATTTGACGCAGAGACTAAAAAACTTGTTCAAACACCCCGCTGTGGAATGCCGGATATTTCAAAAACgttaaaaacgaaaagaaaaagaaggttCACATTGCAAGGCTCCAGGTGGTCAAAGAAT AAATTAACTTGGAAATTAGAAAACGACAACAATGATGGGCTTACACGGGCACAAGTGGAAGCAACCTTACATAAGGCTTTTGGAAAATGGCAGGCTATCACAAATATGAAATTTACAATGCTTCATCATCAGTCTACTGAAATCCCAGATATTGTAGTAAAATTTGTGATACGTTACCATAAGGACCCTTACCCGTTTGATGGAACTGGTGGCACCCTTGCTCACGCCTTTTATCCTCACAACAACAGGG GTTTGTCCGGTGATGTCCACTTTGATGACGACGAGCAATTCACCCTTGGGAAGAATGGTCGCAATCTTTTATGGGTTGCTGTACACGAAATTGGACACAGCATTGGTCTGGAACATTCATCTGTTAAGTCTGCTGTCATGTACCCTTGGTATAAAAGCTTTGATGGAGATGATTTTGACTTAAACTATGATGACATTGTAGGAGCCCAGCATTTATACG GATCGAAATCTGAGCCAAGACCAACTGAACCTTCTGCCACTGCAAAGTCAACTCGCTCAACGACTACCACTACCACAAAAGAAGTACAATATGCTGGGTGCACCGGTGTTTTTAAGGCTGTGTTTTTAGACAAACAAAGTGGGAAGACATACATTATCAATAATGATAAAGTCTTCATTCTTAGCAAGTCGTTGAAATTGGAAAAAGGACCAGTTAGTTTAAATACACTCTTTCCTGGGCTGGACCGAATCGATGCTGTATACCGAAAGAACTCAAATCTGATTTTCTTCAAAGACACAAA ATACTACATTTACGAAAGTGTCTCCAATCCAAGAAGAATCGAAAGCGGTTCCATCTATGATAAATTTAGTGGTTTACCAAGAaccgtaaaaaaaattgatgcagCTTTCATTTGGTCAGGCAATGGACGAACCTACTTTTTCTCTGGTAAAGATTACTACCGTTTTAATGAGAAAACTGGTAGAATGGATTTGAACTACCCTAAAGCTATTACAGGTGCATGGAAGAATGTCCCCTCACATGTTGATTCTGTGTTTGAATGGAGTAATGgtgttacatatttttttaaag gatCAAATTATTATCGTTTGAATAATCAATATGTCAAAGTGGAAACCAATTACCCAAGATCAATTGCTGCGGTTTGGACTAAATGCGGTGCGCCTTTGGTGGGTGAAGCAAGCAGTGGGAACTTAATCACGTCAAACATTTCATTGTTCATTTTTACTCTAATTCCTATTTTGCTTGCAAAATTAATGCATTAA